The following DNA comes from Thalassospira xiamenensis M-5 = DSM 17429.
ATAAGCTCATGGCTGCAGCTGCAAACATTGGTGAGATGAGAATGCCAAAGAACGGATAGAGCAGACCCGCAGCAACAGGCACACCGGCTGCGTTATAGACCATCGCAAAGAAGAGGTTTTGCCGGATATTGCGCATCGTTGCTTCCGAGAGTTCTCGGGCTCTAACAATCCCGCTCAAGTCACCTTTGACGAGGGTGAAACCAGCACTTTCAATTGCAACATCAGCGCCCGTACCCATCGCAATTCCGACATCAGCCTGAGCAAGAGCAGGGGCGTCGTTGACGCCATCACCTGCCATGGCTACCTGATGGCCTTCAGCCTTGAGTTCCATAATTAAATTGGCTTTGTCTTCTGGGGAGACATCGGCCCGAATCTCGTCAATGGAAAGTTTATTGCCAACGGATTTTGCTGTTCGTTGGTTGTCACCGGTTGCCATGACGATTCTGAAGCCTTGCTTCTTGAGCGCCTTTAAAGCCTCCAACGTCGTGTCCTTGATCGGATCGGCTACGGAAATGAGCCCGGCAATTCTTCCATCAATAACGACATGCATTACCGTCTCCCCCATATCTCGCCGATCATTTGCTGTTTTATCAACAGCAGAATGATCGATATTGAGAGTCTGAAGGAGTTTACTATTACCTAGGGCAACCGACTTGCCATCCACCTTTCCGGTGACGCCCTGACCGGTTACAGCTTCAAAGTCCTCTGCCTTATCAAGGGACAAGCCGCGCTCCTGAGCAGCACTAACAATGGCGTCAGCCAATGGATGTTCGGATCCTTTTTCGAGCGCCGCAGCGACAGAGAGAACTTCCTCCTCCTGATAGTCTGATTGAGCGATTACACCTGCTAGTTTCGGTTTACCCTCTGTCAAAGTCCCGGTTTTATCGACGATGAGCACATCGACCTTCGCTAATCGCTCCAGGGCCTCTGCATTTTTAATGAGCACACCAATTTGCGCACCACGACCGGTAGCGGTCATGATTGACATTGGTGTTGCCAAACCAAGAGCGCAAGGACACGCAATGATCAGAACAGCGACTGCTGCGACAAGCCCGTATGACAATGACGGATCTGGTCCCCAGATGGCCCAAGCGACGAAGGCAACTAAAGCAACCAGGATAACAGCAGGCACAAACTTGCCTGCAACCGTGTCTGCAACCTTTTGGATTGGCGCTTTGCTTCGCTGAGCATTAGAGACCATATCAACGATTTGGCTCAAGACAGTATCTTTGCCAACCCGTTTGGCTTGGATAATCAGGCTGCCATTCCCGTTGATTGTTGCTCCGGTTACATCATCATCTGGATTCTTTTCAATTGGAACGGGTTCACCCGAGATCATGGATTCATCAACTGACGATCGTCCTTCAACGACAACGCCATCGACAGGTATCTTGTCACCTGGACGAACTCTCAAGCTCATTCCGACGGTCACATCTTCAAGAGGAACTTCCCGTTCAGAACCATCATCTTCAATAATGCGGGCTGTTTTTGCAGCAAGACCCAATAACGCCTTGATTGCCGAACCGGTTCGTTCCCGAGCCCCCAATTCCAACAGTTGGCCAAGAAGCACAAGTACAACGATGACAGCTGCAGCTTCGAAGTACACACCGACATGTCCCTGTGCATCTCTGAATCCATCAGGAAAAATGTCAGGAGAAATCACTGCGACGACGCTAAATATATAAGCTGCGCTAACACCCATCCCGATCAATGTGAACATGTTGAGAGAACGGTTCACCACAGAATTCCATCCACGAACCATGAATGGGAAGCCAGACCACAGGACGACAGGCGTTCCAAGAATTAACTC
Coding sequences within:
- a CDS encoding heavy metal translocating P-type ATPase, with product MSEHHHKKHQHNHRTSDQAEHATDPVCSMSVTLDSDTPRSPYGDETYYFCSQKCKSKFDSSPESVLSAKEETSAANSASSSASRRYTCPMHPEIIRSEPGSCPICGMALEPMDIPTENEEPNPEIQDFKKRFWLGAALTVPLIVLTMGPFVGLGFIREMIGERVTLWVELILGTPVVLWSGFPFMVRGWNSVVNRSLNMFTLIGMGVSAAYIFSVVAVISPDIFPDGFRDAQGHVGVYFEAAAVIVVLVLLGQLLELGARERTGSAIKALLGLAAKTARIIEDDGSEREVPLEDVTVGMSLRVRPGDKIPVDGVVVEGRSSVDESMISGEPVPIEKNPDDDVTGATINGNGSLIIQAKRVGKDTVLSQIVDMVSNAQRSKAPIQKVADTVAGKFVPAVILVALVAFVAWAIWGPDPSLSYGLVAAVAVLIIACPCALGLATPMSIMTATGRGAQIGVLIKNAEALERLAKVDVLIVDKTGTLTEGKPKLAGVIAQSDYQEEEVLSVAAALEKGSEHPLADAIVSAAQERGLSLDKAEDFEAVTGQGVTGKVDGKSVALGNSKLLQTLNIDHSAVDKTANDRRDMGETVMHVVIDGRIAGLISVADPIKDTTLEALKALKKQGFRIVMATGDNQRTAKSVGNKLSIDEIRADVSPEDKANLIMELKAEGHQVAMAGDGVNDAPALAQADVGIAMGTGADVAIESAGFTLVKGDLSGIVRARELSEATMRNIRQNLFFAMVYNAAGVPVAAGLLYPFFGILISPMFAAAAMSLSSVSVIANALRLRRASY